The following proteins are co-located in the Vidua macroura isolate BioBank_ID:100142 chromosome 1, ASM2450914v1, whole genome shotgun sequence genome:
- the VSTM2A gene encoding V-set and transmembrane domain-containing protein 2A isoform X3 — protein MMGIFLAYIGFIFFSVMYIQQGLSTQAKFTEFPRNVTATEGQNVEMSCAFQSGSTSVYLEIQWWFLRAAEDQEAGAEVTGTQVELLPERDLDNDGTKISTVKVQGNDISHKLQISKVRKKDEGLYECRVTDANYGDLQEYKAQAFLKVNANSHSRRMQAFEASPMWLQDMKPRKNISAAVPSSIHNSANQRVRATSSPEAAAKIPKQSPQSVHAKTFMGTRANLAS, from the exons ATGATGGGGATCTTTCTAGCTTATATTggattcattttcttttcagttatgTATATTCAACAAGGACTTTCTACCCAAG CAAAATTCACAGAGTTTCCCCGAAATGTCACGGCCACTGAAGGGCAGAACGTGGAGATGTCTTGTGCTTTCCAAAGTGGCTCTACTTCGGTGTACCTTGAAATCCAGTGGTGGTTTCTGCGGGCAGCTGAGGACCAAGAGGCTGGTGCTGAGGTGACAGGCACTCAG GTGGAGCTCCTGCCCGAGCGGGACCTGGACAACGACGGCACGAAGATCAGC ACAGTGAAAGTACAAGGGAATGACATCTCCCACAAGCTGCAGATTTcaaaagtgaggaaaaaggaTGAAGGCTTGTATGAGTGCAGGGTGACCGATGCCAACTATGGAGACCTTCAGGAATACAAGGCCCAGGCATTTCTCAAAGTCAATGCTAACAGCCACTCCCGGCGAATGCAAGCCTTTGAGGCATCCCCGATGTGGTTGCAAGACATGAAACCTCGTAAAAACATCTCAGCAGCTGTCCCAAGTAGCATCCACAATTCTGCCAATCAGCGTGTAcgtgccacctccagccctgaagcagcagccaaaatccccaaacaaagTCCACAATCAG